Proteins from a genomic interval of Bacteroidota bacterium:
- a CDS encoding T9SS type A sorting domain-containing protein, which translates to MKRFLLTFSILLPAISALIAQPSSFSPRGIGGGGALFSPSINPANHNEYYVACDMSELFHTTNFGATYSQVDFTQFMGGHNSKVCYTSTANLLYSIAYISDIGTPVKSTDNGVTWNILSGNPDATQDAWTIDVDYNNSNRVIISQYDQIYFSSNGGTSFTSIHTCINIGAGNVVGGVFFDGNNIYIGTNDGVLVSTNGGGTWTTATITGLGVNEQIWSFTAAKVGGTTRFFCLTSDAANVYVGVQGSDYWGFYSNVYKCDYGVTNWTAASTGITLNTDYPMFIKMAGTDINTVYVAGSNSNSEPNIMKSSNAGGSWTRVFNTANNQNIITGWSGQGGDRGWSYGECPFGFDVASNDPNVVLFGDYGFVHKTNNGGTTWKQAYTDTLFQHPANATTPPNQSYASIGLENTTCWQVNFIDANNVWSCYSDIKGIRSVDGGTQWSFNYTGQNANSSYRIAKGGNGTLYLATSGIHDMYQSTRLQDAQLDAADASGKLLYSTNNGATWTTLHSFGHPVFWIALDPNNPNRAYASVIHYNNGTGVGGVYICNDLNNLATSTWTLLPAPPRTEKHPASLAVLNDGKLVASFSGRRNSSGTFTASSGVFIYDPVGNSWTDVSDAGMDYWTKDVVIDPNDASQNTWYAGVYSGWGGPPNGLGGLYKTTNRGASWTKLTGTTLDRVESCTFNPSNANEIYLTTETQGLWMSSNINNVTPTFSLVNSYPFRQPERVFFNPYIAGEMWVSSFGNGMKVGNVLTTGIPDFSQPEISLYPNPASAYFKINSNKEDLLTIYNSVGEIVLSQQLIKGENEIAVNELAEGIYVVRVSDWNTGIVISR; encoded by the coding sequence ATGAAAAGATTTTTACTCACTTTCTCCATTCTCCTTCCTGCTATCTCTGCACTCATCGCTCAGCCTTCCTCATTTTCACCACGAGGAATTGGTGGCGGAGGTGCACTTTTTTCTCCGAGCATAAATCCTGCAAATCACAATGAATATTATGTGGCGTGCGATATGTCGGAACTTTTTCACACTACAAATTTTGGTGCAACTTATTCGCAAGTGGATTTTACACAATTCATGGGCGGACATAATTCGAAAGTGTGTTACACGTCAACTGCAAATCTTCTGTACTCCATCGCGTATATCAGCGACATTGGCACACCGGTGAAATCGACAGACAATGGAGTAACGTGGAATATTCTCAGCGGAAATCCCGATGCGACGCAGGACGCATGGACCATCGATGTCGATTACAATAATTCCAATCGCGTTATCATTTCCCAATACGATCAGATTTATTTTTCTTCGAATGGAGGAACATCCTTCACTTCCATTCACACCTGCATCAACATAGGCGCAGGAAATGTGGTGGGCGGAGTTTTCTTCGATGGAAATAATATTTACATCGGGACGAACGACGGTGTTCTTGTTTCAACGAACGGAGGAGGAACATGGACCACTGCAACGATCACCGGCCTTGGTGTGAATGAACAGATCTGGAGTTTCACTGCAGCGAAAGTGGGAGGCACTACACGATTTTTTTGTCTCACTTCCGATGCGGCGAATGTTTACGTGGGCGTGCAGGGAAGTGATTACTGGGGATTTTATTCGAACGTTTACAAATGTGATTACGGCGTTACCAACTGGACCGCTGCATCAACTGGAATTACTTTAAATACAGATTATCCGATGTTCATTAAAATGGCGGGAACAGATATCAATACAGTTTACGTTGCAGGAAGTAATTCGAATTCCGAACCGAACATTATGAAATCTTCCAATGCCGGTGGTAGCTGGACACGTGTTTTTAATACGGCAAATAATCAGAATATTATCACCGGCTGGAGCGGACAAGGCGGCGATCGTGGCTGGAGTTATGGTGAATGTCCGTTTGGTTTTGATGTTGCTTCGAATGATCCGAATGTTGTTCTCTTCGGTGATTATGGTTTCGTGCACAAAACAAATAATGGGGGAACAACATGGAAACAGGCATACACAGATACACTTTTCCAGCATCCTGCCAATGCAACTACTCCGCCCAATCAATCTTATGCAAGCATAGGATTAGAAAATACGACCTGCTGGCAGGTAAATTTCATTGATGCAAATAATGTGTGGAGTTGTTATTCCGACATCAAAGGAATTCGAAGTGTGGATGGCGGAACGCAATGGTCATTCAATTACACGGGGCAGAATGCGAATTCTTCTTACCGGATCGCGAAAGGCGGAAACGGAACTTTGTATCTCGCCACTTCGGGCATACATGATATGTACCAGAGCACGCGCCTGCAGGACGCGCAACTTGATGCGGCCGATGCAAGCGGAAAATTATTGTACTCCACAAATAACGGCGCCACCTGGACAACTTTGCATTCATTCGGCCATCCTGTTTTCTGGATAGCGCTTGATCCGAATAATCCGAATCGCGCGTACGCAAGCGTCATCCATTACAACAACGGAACAGGAGTCGGCGGAGTTTACATCTGCAACGATCTGAATAATCTTGCAACATCAACGTGGACTTTGTTGCCCGCTCCTCCGCGCACAGAAAAACATCCGGCATCACTGGCAGTTCTTAACGATGGAAAATTAGTCGCATCATTTTCCGGCAGAAGAAATTCCAGCGGAACTTTCACGGCGAGTTCCGGAGTTTTTATTTACGATCCGGTTGGAAATTCGTGGACCGATGTTTCTGATGCGGGAATGGATTACTGGACAAAAGATGTGGTGATCGATCCGAACGATGCGTCGCAGAACACGTGGTACGCCGGTGTGTATTCGGGCTGGGGCGGGCCACCGAATGGATTAGGCGGATTATACAAAACAACAAATCGCGGAGCGTCGTGGACAAAACTCACGGGCACTACTCTTGATCGCGTAGAATCGTGCACATTCAATCCTTCGAATGCCAATGAAATTTATCTTACAACTGAAACGCAGGGATTATGGATGAGCAGCAACATTAATAATGTGACCCCCACTTTTTCATTGGTAAATTCCTATCCGTTCCGTCAGCCGGAAAGAGTTTTCTTCAATCCTTATATTGCCGGAGAAATGTGGGTGAGCAGTTTCGGCAATGGAATGAAAGTGGGAAATGTTCTTACCACGGGAATTCCTGATTTTTCTCAACCGGAAATTTCTCTTTACCCGAATCCGGCTTCTGCATATTTTAAAATTAATTCGAATAAAGAAGATCTGCTCACGATCTATAATTCCGTTGGAGAAATTGTCCTTTCTCAGCAATTAATTAAAGGAGAAAACGAAATTGCTGTAAATGAATTAGCAGAAGGAATTTATGTAGTTAGGGTGAGTGATTGGAATACAGGAATTGTTATCTCCCGCTAA
- a CDS encoding BrxA/BrxB family bacilliredoxin, whose translation MYPPQLVLPMKAELTEAGFEDAATPEKVDEALKSSGTVLMFVNSVCGCAARTARPGVKLSVQGDGKKPSKLATVFAGFDTEATAEARKYFLPYPPSSPSIALFKDGKLVHFVERHHIEGRSAEMIADHLKEAYAEFC comes from the coding sequence ATGTATCCTCCTCAATTAGTATTACCTATGAAAGCCGAGCTTACGGAAGCCGGTTTTGAAGATGCGGCGACTCCCGAAAAAGTGGACGAGGCGCTTAAATCTTCAGGAACAGTTTTGATGTTTGTCAATTCTGTTTGCGGATGCGCAGCGCGTACGGCGCGCCCGGGCGTTAAACTTTCGGTGCAGGGCGATGGAAAAAAACCATCGAAGCTTGCAACTGTTTTCGCCGGTTTCGATACCGAAGCCACTGCCGAAGCAAGAAAATATTTTCTTCCTTACCCGCCGTCATCTCCCTCCATTGCACTTTTTAAAGACGGAAAACTCGTTCATTTTGTAGAACGTCATCATATAGAAGGACGCTCAGCAGAAATGATTGCTGATCATCTGAAAGAAGCTTATGCAGAATTCTGTTAG
- a CDS encoding AAA family ATPase: MKNNITTLEINNFKSVKNLKLDCKRINVFIGEPNVGKSNILESLSLFSVTLFNSNKQALSNQIRFEKIGNLFFDQDRNQVVSVKTDIGIAMLRFQKGTHDNYEIILGPDHEFMSKFLDGQQNYEAYQLFTSNNATNSDIFSKPIKPFLIQLSGEHSSHTNSLRYTNPFRRYIFTANQKESNPFSGFLASPYGENLYSILEHNSKLYEECSRFFSKYGLDLLIDTQTNKLDVQKRVGNRVYKIPYSLAADTLQRIIFHFAAIETNDDSIIIFEEPEAHSFPKYISMFADKVIESKNNQFFIATHSPYLLTPFIEQCDPKDVAIFICTYENYETKARALTDKEIGNIMENGIDLFFNIPAFEK; the protein is encoded by the coding sequence ATGAAAAATAACATAACTACTCTTGAGATCAATAATTTCAAATCTGTAAAGAACTTGAAGTTGGATTGCAAGCGGATCAATGTTTTTATTGGTGAGCCGAATGTGGGGAAATCTAACATCTTGGAATCTTTATCTCTTTTTTCAGTCACATTATTTAATTCTAACAAACAAGCCCTTTCCAACCAGATTCGGTTCGAAAAGATTGGGAATCTTTTTTTTGATCAAGACAGAAATCAAGTTGTGTCTGTAAAGACCGATATAGGAATTGCTATGTTGAGATTTCAAAAAGGAACGCATGACAATTATGAAATAATTCTTGGCCCAGACCATGAGTTTATGAGCAAGTTTTTGGATGGTCAACAAAACTATGAAGCATATCAGCTTTTTACATCTAATAATGCTACAAACAGTGACATTTTTAGCAAACCAATTAAACCATTCCTAATCCAATTATCGGGTGAACATTCGTCCCACACAAATAGCTTGAGGTATACTAACCCTTTTCGTAGATACATTTTCACTGCTAATCAAAAGGAATCAAATCCATTTTCCGGGTTTTTAGCATCACCATACGGAGAAAATTTATATTCTATTCTGGAACACAATTCAAAATTGTACGAAGAGTGCAGTCGCTTTTTTTCAAAATATGGGTTGGATCTTTTGATCGATACTCAGACCAATAAATTGGATGTTCAAAAGCGAGTTGGTAATCGGGTTTATAAGATTCCTTATTCGTTAGCAGCTGACACCCTTCAGAGAATAATTTTTCATTTTGCCGCGATAGAAACAAACGACGATTCTATTATTATTTTCGAGGAACCGGAGGCGCATTCGTTCCCAAAATATATTTCAATGTTCGCCGACAAGGTGATTGAAAGCAAGAATAATCAATTTTTTATCGCGACTCATAGCCCTTACCTTCTTACTCCGTTTATAGAGCAGTGCGATCCGAAAGATGTAGCAATTTTTATTTGTACGTATGAGAATTACGAAACTAAGGCCAGAGCTTTAACCGACAAAGAGATCGGTAACATTATGGAAAATGGTATTGATTTATTTTTCAATATTCCCGCATTCGAAAAATGA
- the gatC gene encoding Asp-tRNA(Asn)/Glu-tRNA(Gln) amidotransferase subunit GatC: MKIDSKTVQDVAHLARLEFENEKEQKMIADMNNMLGFVEKLNELNTDNVEPLIYMTDEVNHLREDVVKDPLPKKDVLRNAPKHDSDYFKVPKVVKKK; this comes from the coding sequence ATGAAGATCGACAGTAAAACCGTACAGGATGTAGCGCATCTGGCCCGTCTCGAATTTGAGAATGAAAAAGAGCAGAAGATGATCGCCGATATGAATAATATGCTCGGCTTCGTGGAAAAACTGAATGAACTGAATACGGATAATGTTGAACCGCTCATTTACATGACGGATGAAGTGAACCACCTGCGCGAAGATGTGGTGAAAGATCCGCTGCCGAAAAAAGATGTTCTGCGCAATGCACCGAAACATGATTCCGATTATTTCAAAGTGCCGAAAGTGGTGAAGAAGAAATAA
- a CDS encoding 1-acyl-sn-glycerol-3-phosphate acyltransferase, which translates to MHYIGILPRALWKLLFALNFIVSMILLWPLFFVLLSMKRYRTSFWFMRIWARWVLTIPGIFPRVKRRCDPRAIKGPCIFVANHSSYLDIVISYIAVPVYFVYMGKAEIDKAPLLRMFFKGMNIYVDRTTRSGSYAAFQRATEKLRNGESVFIYPEGTIESKGNLKNFKNGAFRLAIENQVPIVPITFLDNWKFLQNGGFFKSHGRPGITHVIVHQPISTKGMTEEDLIPLRHKVRELIAATLKQNEDRQ; encoded by the coding sequence ATGCACTACATAGGAATACTCCCACGAGCATTGTGGAAATTATTATTCGCGCTGAATTTCATCGTGAGCATGATCCTCCTGTGGCCGTTGTTTTTTGTTTTGCTTTCAATGAAACGTTACCGCACTTCATTTTGGTTCATGCGCATCTGGGCGCGATGGGTGCTCACCATTCCGGGAATTTTTCCGCGTGTGAAAAGACGATGCGATCCCCGCGCTATAAAAGGCCCCTGCATTTTTGTGGCGAATCATTCTTCCTATCTCGATATTGTGATCAGCTACATTGCTGTTCCGGTTTATTTCGTGTACATGGGAAAAGCAGAAATTGACAAAGCTCCGCTGCTGAGAATGTTTTTCAAGGGAATGAATATTTATGTCGATCGCACAACAAGAAGCGGATCGTATGCAGCGTTCCAGCGAGCGACAGAAAAATTACGTAACGGAGAAAGTGTTTTCATTTATCCCGAAGGAACGATCGAATCGAAAGGGAATTTAAAAAATTTCAAGAACGGCGCATTCCGCCTCGCAATAGAAAACCAGGTTCCCATTGTGCCCATCACTTTTCTCGACAACTGGAAATTTCTGCAGAACGGAGGATTTTTCAAATCGCACGGACGCCCGGGCATTACGCATGTGATCGTACACCAACCCATTTCCACGAAGGGAATGACCGAGGAAGATTTGATACCTTTGCGGCATAAAGTCCGCGAACTGATCGCAGCAACGCTGAAACAAAATGAAGATCGACAGTAA
- the trpS gene encoding tryptophan--tRNA ligase, translated as MARILTGIQSTNIPHLGNLLGAIIPAINLSRQSGNNSIFFIADLHSLTSVKDAQFRRESSDAVAATWLAFGLDTEKNILFRQSDVPEVCELTWYLDCFMSYQRLQLATSFKDKSDNLSDVNAGLFTYPVLMAADILLYDTNFVPVGKDQMQHLEFTRDLAEKVNHHYQKDVFVVPEVKVDEVVMSVPGIDGRKMSKSYNNFINIFLPEKELKKVIMSIVTDSTPLEAPKNPDKDNVFSLYKLMGSAEQTEDLRKKYLAGNFGYGHAKNALLELILDKYKTERERYDHFMKDRAALDAELKKGEDKARAIATITLARVRQVLGFKI; from the coding sequence ATGGCACGCATTCTCACCGGCATTCAAAGCACCAACATTCCTCATCTCGGAAATCTTCTTGGCGCGATCATTCCTGCGATCAATCTTTCGAGGCAGAGCGGCAACAACAGTATTTTTTTTATTGCTGATCTTCATTCGCTCACCTCGGTGAAAGACGCACAGTTCCGCAGGGAAAGTTCGGATGCAGTGGCAGCAACGTGGCTTGCATTCGGATTAGATACAGAAAAAAATATTCTCTTCCGGCAGAGTGATGTTCCGGAAGTTTGCGAACTCACGTGGTATCTCGATTGCTTCATGTCGTATCAGCGTTTGCAACTCGCCACTTCTTTCAAAGACAAATCCGATAATCTTTCGGATGTGAATGCAGGATTGTTCACGTATCCTGTTCTGATGGCGGCAGATATTCTTTTGTACGATACGAATTTTGTTCCCGTGGGAAAAGACCAGATGCAGCATCTCGAATTCACACGCGACCTGGCGGAGAAAGTAAATCATCATTACCAGAAAGATGTTTTTGTCGTGCCCGAAGTGAAAGTGGATGAAGTAGTGATGTCTGTTCCCGGAATTGACGGAAGAAAGATGAGCAAGTCTTACAACAACTTCATCAATATTTTTCTTCCGGAAAAAGAACTGAAGAAAGTGATCATGAGTATCGTTACCGATTCCACTCCGCTCGAAGCGCCGAAGAATCCCGATAAGGATAATGTTTTTTCATTGTATAAATTAATGGGAAGCGCGGAACAAACGGAAGATCTTCGTAAAAAATATCTTGCCGGAAATTTCGGATATGGCCACGCGAAGAATGCGTTACTCGAATTAATTCTTGATAAATATAAAACAGAACGCGAGCGTTACGATCATTTCATGAAAGACCGTGCGGCACTGGATGCAGAATTGAAAAAGGGAGAAGACAAAGCGAGGGCTATTGCGACTATTACTTTAGCCAGAGTCAGACAAGTACTCGGCTTTAAGATTTAA
- a CDS encoding acyl transferase produces MNPADLRNRIFEVDEKNFDSLALDVFRFQYANCEVYQNFCDAFRRTPMLVNSLDKIPFLPVEFFKTHPVYSRGKDPELIFSSSGTTGQETSKHHVAEVKLYEESFMRSFNIFYGDVSQYTFVALLPSYLERNGSSLVYMADRLIRESKNADSGFFLDEFEKLNVLLKKNTASGKKIFLLGVTYALLDLAEKFPQQLKNVIIMETGGMKGKRSEMVREEVHAILKKTFDLEKIHSEYGMTELLSQAYSKGDGIFNCPPWMKIIIREMNDPLTNAPNGKTGGVNIIDLANLYSCSFISTSDLGKKYDDGSFEILGRFDNSDLRGCNLLIEN; encoded by the coding sequence ATGAATCCCGCCGATCTTCGCAATAGAATTTTTGAAGTTGATGAGAAGAATTTCGATTCACTCGCGTTGGATGTTTTCCGTTTCCAGTATGCGAATTGTGAAGTGTACCAGAATTTCTGTGATGCATTCCGCCGGACACCTATGCTCGTCAACTCACTTGACAAAATCCCTTTTCTACCGGTTGAATTTTTTAAAACGCACCCGGTTTATTCGCGTGGAAAAGATCCTGAACTTATTTTCAGCAGCAGCGGAACAACAGGACAGGAAACAAGCAAGCATCATGTAGCGGAAGTAAAACTGTATGAAGAAAGCTTTATGCGTTCGTTCAATATTTTTTACGGTGATGTTTCGCAATACACTTTTGTCGCGCTGCTTCCTTCTTATCTCGAACGTAATGGATCTTCGCTGGTGTACATGGCAGATCGTTTGATCCGGGAAAGTAAAAATGCTGATTCCGGATTTTTCCTGGATGAATTTGAGAAGCTGAATGTACTGCTGAAAAAAAATACCGCTTCCGGTAAAAAAATATTTCTGCTCGGTGTAACGTATGCTTTACTTGATCTTGCAGAAAAATTTCCGCAGCAACTGAAAAATGTGATCATTATGGAAACCGGCGGCATGAAAGGCAAGCGCAGTGAAATGGTGCGTGAAGAAGTTCATGCTATTCTGAAAAAAACTTTCGATTTGGAAAAAATTCATTCGGAATATGGCATGACGGAATTGCTTTCACAGGCGTACTCAAAAGGAGATGGAATTTTCAATTGTCCGCCGTGGATGAAAATTATCATTCGTGAAATGAATGATCCGTTGACGAACGCGCCGAATGGAAAAACAGGCGGAGTGAACATTATCGATCTTGCGAATCTTTACAGCTGCAGTTTTATTTCAACTTCCGATCTCGGAAAAAAATATGACGACGGTAGTTTTGAAATTCTCGGGAGATTTGATAACAGCGATCTGCGGGGTTGTAACCTGCTAATTGAGAATTGA
- a CDS encoding inorganic phosphate transporter has translation MALLVTVIILALIFDFINGFHDSANSIATIVSTKVLTPLQAVIWAAVFNFVAFFIFRDHGVANTIAKTVYKEYITLPVVLSGLIGAIIWNLATWWYGIPSSSSHTLIGGFAGAAMAHAGIHSINPEPVIKTTSFIILAPVIGMIIAYITSIWLLNSFRKGVVPKIISLAIMICISWYIWSVLDLHPDKAGIKGEIKTVEINGIKKDVIKSKVFDATPEETRKAWNDAMTKNKATVSGTDRIVASRFAVDSISKTPVTVIADFKDTVGETRITLSFMRDTMMITKKNDSTLFKHAKNFLADFGKKTTGKGKAEDISKILLAKENFKWLLLGTILIILSIFTLFLSTLNNARASAWFKRLQLLSSAAFSIGHGGNDAQKVMGIITAALIASNKLDTFEHMPIWVPLSCYTAIALGTLSGGWKIIKTMGTKITKLTPFEGVAASTAGAITLFFTENLKIPVSTTHTMAGSVIGAGATKRLSAVRWGVTFNLLWAWILTIPVSAALSAIVYYIVNACM, from the coding sequence ATGGCTCTTCTTGTTACCGTCATCATACTCGCACTGATCTTTGATTTCATCAATGGATTTCATGATTCGGCGAATTCCATTGCTACGATCGTTTCCACAAAAGTTCTGACGCCATTGCAAGCGGTGATATGGGCTGCAGTTTTCAATTTCGTCGCGTTCTTTATTTTCCGCGATCACGGAGTAGCAAATACCATTGCAAAAACGGTATATAAAGAATACATCACTTTGCCGGTGGTTCTTTCCGGACTCATAGGCGCCATCATCTGGAATCTCGCAACATGGTGGTACGGAATTCCTTCTTCTTCTTCGCACACGCTCATTGGCGGATTCGCCGGCGCAGCCATGGCGCACGCGGGAATCCATTCCATCAATCCTGAACCGGTGATCAAAACTACAAGCTTTATTATTCTTGCTCCGGTTATTGGAATGATCATCGCCTACATTACTTCCATCTGGCTTCTCAATTCTTTCCGCAAAGGAGTGGTTCCGAAAATTATTTCGCTCGCGATCATGATTTGTATTTCCTGGTACATCTGGTCGGTGCTTGATCTGCATCCTGATAAAGCAGGCATCAAAGGAGAAATTAAAACTGTGGAAATAAATGGAATAAAAAAAGATGTAATTAAATCAAAAGTTTTTGATGCAACGCCGGAAGAAACAAGAAAAGCATGGAATGATGCGATGACCAAAAACAAAGCGACAGTATCAGGTACCGATCGCATTGTTGCAAGTAGATTCGCAGTTGACTCCATCAGCAAAACCCCGGTCACCGTCATTGCCGATTTTAAAGACACCGTCGGCGAAACAAGGATCACACTTTCATTCATGCGCGATACTATGATGATCACGAAGAAAAATGATTCTACTTTATTCAAGCACGCTAAAAATTTCCTTGCTGATTTCGGAAAGAAAACAACCGGCAAAGGAAAAGCGGAAGATATCAGCAAGATCCTTCTTGCAAAAGAAAATTTCAAATGGTTGTTACTCGGAACAATACTTATCATTCTTTCGATCTTCACTTTATTTCTCAGCACACTCAATAATGCAAGGGCTTCAGCATGGTTCAAAAGATTGCAACTTCTTTCTTCTGCCGCATTCAGTATCGGCCATGGTGGAAACGACGCGCAGAAAGTAATGGGTATAATCACTGCTGCATTGATCGCTTCCAATAAACTCGACACATTCGAACACATGCCCATCTGGGTTCCGCTTTCCTGCTACACTGCAATTGCATTAGGAACGCTGAGCGGCGGATGGAAAATTATCAAGACGATGGGAACGAAAATCACAAAGCTCACTCCATTCGAAGGAGTGGCGGCTTCTACTGCGGGTGCAATTACTTTATTCTTCACGGAAAATCTTAAAATTCCGGTGAGCACTACGCACACGATGGCGGGTTCAGTGATCGGCGCGGGCGCAACAAAAAGATTGAGTGCAGTTCGCTGGGGAGTAACGTTCAATTTACTCTGGGCATGGATACTTACGATCCCAGTCTCTGCTGCGTTGTCTGCAATTGTGTATTACATCGTGAATGCGTGCATGTAA
- a CDS encoding DUF47 domain-containing protein, producing the protein MGVLSFLLPRDRKFFPLFHQATENLVKTSKVLVELVNAPPEKRRELIKEIEHLEHTGDNITHMIFNELGRNFITPFDREDIHALASAIDDIVDLIEGTAKRIDLYKITEINEAMVMLSEIILKGAIELNVAVTNLEGMKRITEIKEACVKINSLENNADDVFNMAIARLFDDEKDAIKLIKLKEILQALETATDKCEDAANTIDSIIIKYA; encoded by the coding sequence ATGGGAGTCCTCTCATTCCTTCTTCCGCGAGACCGGAAATTTTTTCCGCTCTTTCACCAGGCAACAGAAAATCTTGTAAAGACTTCGAAAGTTCTTGTTGAACTTGTGAATGCTCCACCGGAAAAACGCCGCGAACTCATTAAAGAGATTGAACACCTGGAACACACAGGAGACAATATCACGCACATGATCTTCAATGAACTCGGAAGAAATTTTATTACTCCTTTCGACCGCGAAGACATTCACGCACTCGCTTCCGCGATCGATGATATCGTAGATCTCATTGAAGGAACTGCGAAACGCATCGACCTCTACAAGATCACCGAGATCAACGAAGCGATGGTGATGCTCTCGGAAATCATTCTCAAAGGCGCCATCGAACTGAATGTTGCGGTGACGAATCTTGAAGGAATGAAACGAATTACCGAGATCAAAGAAGCATGTGTGAAGATCAATTCACTTGAGAACAATGCAGACGATGTTTTCAATATGGCGATCGCACGATTATTTGACGATGAAAAAGATGCGATCAAACTCATCAAGCTGAAAGAAATTCTCCAGGCGCTCGAAACTGCAACTGATAAATGTGAAGATGCTGCGAATACGATCGACTCGATCATCATCAAATACGCGTAA